The segment GCCGGGTGCGGGTCCGGGCTCGAGGTCAGGGGCAGCCTGCTGGCGACCGCCGCCCAGCGCCGTCGCCGGGCCATCAGTGCCAGCGACGGGCTGACGGCGTAGCGGGGAAGGCTCGTCCGTTCGTTGACCTCGGTCAGCAACCACACGTCGCAGTCGGCATCGAGCATCAGTCCCCGGTGCTCGTCCGACCAGCGTCCGGCGAGGTTCCACGTCCCGATGCGCACGGCGGCATCATGGCGGACGGACCTCACGCCGCGCGCACAGGGCTCGACCTACGAGTCACAGGTAGCGCGGGACCCTGTCCAGGTAGTCGGCGTACTCGGCGCCGAACCGGTCGGCCAGCCAGCGTTCCTCGCGCAGCACCCAGCGGTGCACGAGGGCCGCGCTGATCGGGACGGTGGCGAGCATCCAGCCGTTGCGGGTTGCCCCAGCGAGGCCCAGGTGGAACGTCGTGAAGCCGACGTACAGCGGGTTGCGCGAGAGCCCGTGCACGCCGGTCGACACGAGCGACGAGGGGTCCTCCAGGGAGCCGGGGCCGCGCTCTCGCCAGGCGGCCGCAACCAGGAGGAGGCCGCCTGCCACGCACGCGCGGCCGACCAGACGGGCTGGAGCCGGGAGCCGCAGCGGCCGCACCCGCTGCGCGAGCATGCCCACCGCCACGCCACCGAGTGTGTCGCCGGGCAACGGGATGCTGTCGACCACCGCAGCGAGGCGCCACGAGGCGGTCATGGCGCACCCGCTGACACCGGCGCTTCGCGGTGGGCCTGACGGTTGCGGAGGTACCAGTACAGCATCAGCGCAGAGCTGCCCACGTAGAACGTGTGCAGCACCCAGATCGGACCGGGTGGCAGGTTGAAGACGTAGACGGAGTGCACCGCGTTGCCGAGGTTGGCCAAGGCGATGTTGCCGAAGCTGTAGGACGACAGCTCACGCGTCCTGAGCGCCTTGCGGAGCATCGGCACGACACTGCCGGCGAAGACGATCGTGGAGACTGTCCCCGCGAGCATCGGCAGCGTCGCGTCCATGTGCCAACGCTAGGCGCGCGACCCTGCTGGCGGCATCGAGCGAAACACGCATCCCAGCTGGGGCGCCAGGTGGGAAGGACGACCCATCGGCGTCACACGAGCCCGTGCTCGAACGCGTACGCCGCGGCGGCCGTGCGCGAGCCCACCTCGAGCTTGCCGAAGATGTTGGAGAGGTGCCGGGCGACGGTCTTCTCGCTCAGCACCAGCTCAGCCGCGATCTGCGAGTTGCTGCGACCGGACGCGACCAGGCGGAGGACCTCGAGCTCGCGGGCGGTGAGTCCGGCGGGCAGCGACGCGGGCGCCAGCAGCGACGAGGCCAGGTCCGCCATGGGCTGGGCGCCGACGTGCCGGAACGACGCCCGGGCCGCGGTGAGCTCGCGCTCGGCCGACGACCTGTCCGAGAGCGCGAGGAGGCAGCGGCCGATGAGCAGACGCGCGACGGCAGCGTCGTACTGCGCGGACGACTGCGCCCACAGCTGGTGGGCCTTGCGCAGGTAGGGGAGTGCGCCGGCGGCGTCGCCCGCCTCCAGCTCGACGGCACCCAGTGCCTGTGCTGCGGCAGCAGCGAGCGCGGTGGCACCCACGGAGGAGGCCAACGACGACAGCTCGAGCGCCAGGGAGCGGGCCCGGTCGACGTCGCCCGTGGCGAGCAGCACCTCGATGGCTGCCGGCAGCAGCCGGCACCGCTGCACGGGTCCGTCGGGCGGGGCGAGCAGTCGCTCCACCGCGGCGAGCGCTGCCGTGCCCCGGCCGCCGGCGAGCCACAGCAGCGCCAGGCCGGGCTGCGGGTCCACGCCGAGGTCGGCGGCTCGCTGGTAGGCCGCGTCCGCCTCCTCGAGCGAGCCGCGCAGCCGCATCAGGTCGCCGGTCTCGATCGCGGTCAGCCCGATGGCGGCGGGTGTGCCTGCTGCGAGGTAGCGGTCGGCGGCGCTGGCGTACTCGCGCAGCGCGTCGTCCCACGCACCCCTGAGCCGCATGAGCTGGCCACGATGCACCGCGCACTGGCCGGTGAAGGCGAGGAGTCCTGGCTGGGCGGCGCACCAGCGCTCGAGGGCCGTCGTCCACTCGGCGGCCCGGCCGAAGTCGCTGATCTCCTGCACGCCCTCGATGGCGGTGCAGTAGACGTGCCCGGCGATGAACGGGGATGTCTCGCCGGACACGACCCGGACCATGGCGTCGTCGAGCTGCGCCAGGCCCTCGCCGAAGCGACCGGCCATGATCGAGACCCGGCCCTGCGCGCAGGTGCTCATCGCGAGCAGGTCGGCGTCGTGGAAGCGGCGGCCCGCGTCGTGGGCCTCGTCCGCGAGGCTGCCGGCCGTTGCCAGGTCCCCCTCACCGAGCGCGCGGAACATCGTCAGGAACGCGAGCCACCCGCGCTCGACGCAGTCCTCGCCGATCTCCTCGACCAGCTCGCCAGCGCGAGCCGCCCAGCCGCCGGCGAGCGCGGGTTCGCCGTGGGCGGCTGTGCTCATCGCGAGCCGGAAGGCACATCCCACGGCGCCGTTGAGGTCCCCCGCGTCCCGGTGGGCCAGGAAGGCGAGCTGCAGCACCCGCACCACCTCGTCGTGGTGGCCCACGAGCTCGACGGCCGTGCTGAACCGGTCGAGCTCGGTGGCGGTCAGGTCGTCGAGCCCGTCTCGGGACCACGCGTCGTACGCGGCCTGCCAGTCGCCGCGCGCGAAGTGGTCAGTGGCCCGACTCACGGTTCGAGGGTACGGCGGGTCAGGCCGCCGTGGGCAGGCTCGTCGTGGCCTTCCCCAGCGTGTGGGAGCGGGCCGCGATCCGGTCGGCGACGTACGCCGCGTCCCGGCCGACACCGGGCAGGACCATCGAGCTGAACGCGTACTGGAAGCACAGACCGCAGAAGAACAGTCCCGGCGCGTCGTCGACGACGCCGCGCATCTCCCTCGGCCACCCGTCCTCGCCGAGGATCGGCAGGTGGATCCAGTCGAAGACCTGCCGGAAGCCCGTGGCCCACACGACGGTGGTGACGTCGCGGGGAGTCCCGCCGACCACCGGACGGCCGTCGCGGACCTCCTCGACCCGGCTGGTCACGCGCTCGACGCCACGCGCGAGGAGGTCGCGGCGCTTGACGCGGAGCATCGGTCCGCCGTGGTTGCGCAGCTCGCCCATCAGTTTGGCGCGCATCGGGCTGCGCCGGGTGAGCACGTGCTTCCAGGCGAAGAGCAGGACGGGGAAGACGACGCGGAACGCCGGCGACCCCAGCCGGGGTGGGATCTCGCCGCAGTCGCGTCCGGCCAGGATCGTCGGGTGCGTCTCGGCCAGCTCGAAGGCGATGTCGGTGCCGGAGTGGCTTGCGCCGACGACCAGCACCGGTCCGTCGTTGACCTGACCGGGGCGGCGGTACTCGCTGGAGTGCAGCTGCAGGATGGCCGGGTCGAGCACCGCCGCGATGTCGGGGACCGCGCCGGTGCGGCCGAAGGTCCCCGTGCAGACGACGACGCTGCGGCAGGTGTAGCGCCCGCGGTCGGTCGAGACGACGTAGCCGTCGCCGTCGCCGTCGAGGGCCTGCACCCGCGTCCCGAGGCGTACCGGCAGGCCGAACGTCCGGGCGTAGGTCTCGAGGTAGTCGCCCACCGCGTCCTTGCCCGGGAAGGTCCAGCGTGGTGCGGGGAACGGCAGGCCCGGGAGGCCGTCGACGTGGGCGGGTGAGTAGAGCTTGAGGCTGTCCCACTGCCGGCGCCAGCCGTCGCCGACGCGGGCTGCGGCGTCGAGGACGACGCACGGGATGCCGCGGCGCTGAAGGTGGTAAGCGGTCGAGAGGCCGGCCTGGCCGGCGCCGATGATCACGGTGTCGATGTCTGTGGTGGTGTCGTCGGTGTCCATGCCGCGACGATATTTCGCGCGGGCCCCGGTCCGCGTCGGGCGCGATGCCCATCTCGGACGCCCGCCCGATGGGTGGATGCACCCACTTCGCAGTCCGCGGCGGACTACCGGCCGGTCTCGTCTGCCGGGCCGGTGGCGGGTTCAGGGGACGTCGACAGCAACGATCAGGTCGGCCGCGTCGCGGGTGGCGCTGATGAGTCGTGCGTTGGGTTGGTCGACCTGGTCGACCCAGGCCCGAGCGGCCTCGGGTGACTTGCCGTACTGCTCGTGACGGCGCACCAGCCGCTCACGGCGTACGTCGTCGTGGACCTCGACGTGCCAGACCTCGGTCAGCAGCGGGCGTACGCGCTCCCAACCGCGGTCGGGCAGGAGGAGGTAGTTGCCCTCCGTGACCACGAGCCGTGCCGACGGTGGGATCGCCATGGCGGCGGCGATGGGTTGCTCGAGGTCGCGCTCGAAGCCGGGGGCGAAGAGCGTGCGGTCGGGTTCGTCGTGCAGACGGCGCAGCGCGGCGACGTAGCCGTCGACGTCGAAGGTGTCCGGAGCACCCTTGCGACTGCGGCGTCCCAGCCGGTCGAGCTGGACGTCCGCGAGGTGGAAGCCGTCCATCGGGAGGTGGCCGACCGCGTCCGGGCCCATCTCCGCGCGCAGGTGCGACATCAGCGTCTCGGTGAGGGTCGACTTGCCGGCACCCGGTGCGCCGGTGACGCCGAGCAGGACGCGACCCGGCCGGTCGAGGAGCGACGTCGCGCGGTCGACGAGCGCGGCCAAGGAGAGGGTCACTGGGCTGGTGCGCCCTCGGTCGGGATCTCCGGTGTGCGCATGTCGCGAGGGTAGTCACACCGCCTGGGCCGACTACCGGATCCCGACGACGTCGGCCGGGATCGGACGGATCGCACCACGGGTGGCGAGGTGGACGACCTCGCACGGCACGGCGGCGCGGCGTGCGGCGGCGTAGAGGCTTGTCGCCCAAGCGCGGTCGGTGTCGGTGATCGTTCCCTTGCCCGGCCGGGAGCGGAGGAACGCGACCCGAAGGCCGGGCGCGACCTCGCGCTCGAGCATGACCAGGAGCTTCGCGAGGCCGTCGAGCTCCTCGGTGCCGGGTGGGTGCGCGGCGTCTGCGATCTCGGTCAGCTGGGGCAGCGGGCGGTCGTCGACGATGAGCATCATCCAGACGCTGTGGCCGCCGTAGCTCCACGGGCCCATCAGCTCGCGCCACGCGTCCTCCAGCTGCGACTGGGTGGTGAGGACTGGTTCGTACATGGC is part of the Nocardioides cavernae genome and harbors:
- a CDS encoding methyltransferase family protein encodes the protein MTASWRLAAVVDSIPLPGDTLGGVAVGMLAQRVRPLRLPAPARLVGRACVAGGLLLVAAAWRERGPGSLEDPSSLVSTGVHGLSRNPLYVGFTTFHLGLAGATRNGWMLATVPISAALVHRWVLREERWLADRFGAEYADYLDRVPRYL
- a CDS encoding helix-turn-helix transcriptional regulator, whose product is MSRATDHFARGDWQAAYDAWSRDGLDDLTATELDRFSTAVELVGHHDEVVRVLQLAFLAHRDAGDLNGAVGCAFRLAMSTAAHGEPALAGGWAARAGELVEEIGEDCVERGWLAFLTMFRALGEGDLATAGSLADEAHDAGRRFHDADLLAMSTCAQGRVSIMAGRFGEGLAQLDDAMVRVVSGETSPFIAGHVYCTAIEGVQEISDFGRAAEWTTALERWCAAQPGLLAFTGQCAVHRGQLMRLRGAWDDALREYASAADRYLAAGTPAAIGLTAIETGDLMRLRGSLEEADAAYQRAADLGVDPQPGLALLWLAGGRGTAALAAVERLLAPPDGPVQRCRLLPAAIEVLLATGDVDRARSLALELSSLASSVGATALAAAAAQALGAVELEAGDAAGALPYLRKAHQLWAQSSAQYDAAVARLLIGRCLLALSDRSSAERELTAARASFRHVGAQPMADLASSLLAPASLPAGLTARELEVLRLVASGRSNSQIAAELVLSEKTVARHLSNIFGKLEVGSRTAAAAYAFEHGLV
- a CDS encoding nucleoside/nucleotide kinase family protein, whose product is MTLSLAALVDRATSLLDRPGRVLLGVTGAPGAGKSTLTETLMSHLRAEMGPDAVGHLPMDGFHLADVQLDRLGRRSRKGAPDTFDVDGYVAALRRLHDEPDRTLFAPGFERDLEQPIAAAMAIPPSARLVVTEGNYLLLPDRGWERVRPLLTEVWHVEVHDDVRRERLVRRHEQYGKSPEAARAWVDQVDQPNARLISATRDAADLIVAVDVP
- a CDS encoding flavin-containing monooxygenase, whose protein sequence is MDTDDTTTDIDTVIIGAGQAGLSTAYHLQRRGIPCVVLDAAARVGDGWRRQWDSLKLYSPAHVDGLPGLPFPAPRWTFPGKDAVGDYLETYARTFGLPVRLGTRVQALDGDGDGYVVSTDRGRYTCRSVVVCTGTFGRTGAVPDIAAVLDPAILQLHSSEYRRPGQVNDGPVLVVGASHSGTDIAFELAETHPTILAGRDCGEIPPRLGSPAFRVVFPVLLFAWKHVLTRRSPMRAKLMGELRNHGGPMLRVKRRDLLARGVERVTSRVEEVRDGRPVVGGTPRDVTTVVWATGFRQVFDWIHLPILGEDGWPREMRGVVDDAPGLFFCGLCFQYAFSSMVLPGVGRDAAYVADRIAARSHTLGKATTSLPTAA